The Engraulis encrasicolus isolate BLACKSEA-1 chromosome 4, IST_EnEncr_1.0, whole genome shotgun sequence genome includes a window with the following:
- the arih1 gene encoding E3 ubiquitin-protein ligase arih1 isoform X2, translating to MDSDEGYNCYEYDDDEECSEDSAEEEPEDDNLELGEVELVDPVVAGGERDECGETGGSGLGPGQDEEDYRFEVLTAEQILQHMVECIREVNEVIQNPATITRILLSHFNWDKEKLMERYFDGNLDKLFSECHVINPSKKSRTRLVNTRSSGLDIPCQICYLNYPNSYFTGLECGHKFCMQCWGDYLTTKIIEEGMGQTISCPAHSCDILVDDSTVMRLITDSKVKLKYQHLITNSFVECNRLLKWCPAPDCHHVVKVQYPDAKPVRCKCGRQFCFNCGENWHDPVKCKWLRKWIKKCDDDSETSNWIAANTKECPKCHVTIEKDGGCNHMVCRNQNCKAEFCWVCLGPWEPHGSAWYNCNRYNEDDAKAARDAQERSRAALQRYLFYCNRYMNHMQSLRFEHKLYAQVKQKMEEMQQHNMSWIEVQFLKKAVDVLCQCRSTLMFTYVFAFYLKKNNQSIIFENNQADLENATETLSGYLERDISQDSLQDIKQKVQDKYRYCESRRRVLLQHVHEGYEKDLWEYIED from the exons ATGGACTCGGACGAGGGTTATAACTGCTATGAATATGACGACGACGAGGAATGTAGCGAGGATAGCGCTGAAGAGGAGCCTGAAGACGACAACCTGGAACTGGGGGAGGTTGAGTTGGTCGATCCAGTTGTGGCCGGTGGCGAGCGAGATGAGTGTGGGGAAACAGGGGGAAGCGGCCTCGGGCCTGGTCAAGATGAAGAGGACTACCGTTTCGAAGTACTCACAGCTGAACAGATTCTTCAACATATGGTGGAGTGTATCAGGGAGGTCAATGAGGTCATACAG AATCCAGCCACAATAACGAGGATACTCCTCAGTCACTTCAACTGGGACAAAGAGAAGCTGATGGAAAg GTACTTTGATGGGAACCTGGACAAGCTGTTCTCCGAGTGCCATGTCATCAACCCCAGCAAGAAGTCGCGGACGCGCCTGGTCAACACGCGCTCCTCTGGCCTGGACATACCGTGCCAGATCTGCTATCTCAACTACCCCAACTCG TACTTCACAGGCCTGGAGTGCGGTCACAAGTTCTGCATGCAGTGTTGGGGCGACTACTTGACGACCAAAATCATCGAAGAGGGCATGGGACAG ACGATTTCCTGTCCGGCACATAGCTGTGATATCCTCGTGGATGACAGCACAGTCAT GAGGTTGATCACGGACTCCAAAGTCAAGTTGAAGTACCAGCATTTAATTACCAATAGTTTTGTTGAG TGTAATCGACTATTAAAGTGGTGCCCTGCGCCAGACTGCCACCATGTGGTCAAAGTCCAGTACCCCGATGCCAAACCGGTCAGGTGCAAGTGTGGTCGGCAATTCtg CTTCAACTGTGGGGAGAACTGGCATGACCCTGTCAAGTGCAAG TGGCTGAGGAAATGGATCAAAAAGTGTGACGACGACAGCGAGACGTCAAACTGGATCGCAGCAAATACCAAG GAATGTCCCAAGTGTCACGTCACCATAGAGAAGGACGGCGGCTGCAACCACATGGTGTGTCGGAACCAGAACTGCAAAGCGGAGTTCTGCTGGGTCTGCCTTGGGCCCTGGGAACCTCACGGCTCAGCCTG GTACAACTGCAACCGCTACAACGAAGATGACGCCAAGGCAGCGAGGGACGCCCAGGAG AGATCTCGAGCGGCGCTGCAGCGCTACCTGTTCTACTGCAACCGCTACATGAACCACATGCAGAGCCTGCGCTTCGAGCACAAGCTGTACGCCCAGGTCAAgcagaagatggaggagatgcaGCAGCACAACATGTCCTGGATCGAGGTGCAGTTCCTGAAGAAGGCGGTGGACGTGCTGTGCCAGTGCCGCTCCACCCTCATGTTCACCTACGTCTTCGCCTTCTACCTCAAGAAGAACAACCAGTCCATCATCTTCGAG AATAACCAGGCAGATCTCGAGAATGCAACAGAGACGCTGTCTGGATACCTGGAGCGAGACATTTCCCAGGATTCCCTGCAAGACATCAAGCAGAAGGTCCAGGACAAGTACAG ATACTGCGAGAGCAGGCGGCGAGTGCTGCTGCAGCACGTGCATGAAGGCTATGAGAAAGACCTGTGGGAGTACATCGAGGATTGA
- the arih1 gene encoding E3 ubiquitin-protein ligase arih1 isoform X1 codes for MDSDEGYNCYEYDDDEECSEDSAEEEPEDDNLELGEVELVDPVVAGGERDECGETGGSGLGPGQDEEDYRFEVLTAEQILQHMVECIREVNEVIQNPATITRILLSHFNWDKEKLMERYFDGNLDKLFSECHVINPSKKSRTRLVNTRSSGLDIPCQICYLNYPNSYFTGLECGHKFCMQCWGDYLTTKIIEEGMGQTISCPAHSCDILVDDSTVMRLITDSKVKLKYQHLITNSFVECNRLLKWCPAPDCHHVVKVQYPDAKPVRCKCGRQFCFNCGENWHDPVKCKWLRKWIKKCDDDSETSNWIAANTKECPKCHVTIEKDGGCNHMVCRNQNCKAEFCWVCLGPWEPHGSAWYNCNRYNEDDAKAARDAQEVSRSRAALQRYLFYCNRYMNHMQSLRFEHKLYAQVKQKMEEMQQHNMSWIEVQFLKKAVDVLCQCRSTLMFTYVFAFYLKKNNQSIIFENNQADLENATETLSGYLERDISQDSLQDIKQKVQDKYRYCESRRRVLLQHVHEGYEKDLWEYIED; via the exons ATGGACTCGGACGAGGGTTATAACTGCTATGAATATGACGACGACGAGGAATGTAGCGAGGATAGCGCTGAAGAGGAGCCTGAAGACGACAACCTGGAACTGGGGGAGGTTGAGTTGGTCGATCCAGTTGTGGCCGGTGGCGAGCGAGATGAGTGTGGGGAAACAGGGGGAAGCGGCCTCGGGCCTGGTCAAGATGAAGAGGACTACCGTTTCGAAGTACTCACAGCTGAACAGATTCTTCAACATATGGTGGAGTGTATCAGGGAGGTCAATGAGGTCATACAG AATCCAGCCACAATAACGAGGATACTCCTCAGTCACTTCAACTGGGACAAAGAGAAGCTGATGGAAAg GTACTTTGATGGGAACCTGGACAAGCTGTTCTCCGAGTGCCATGTCATCAACCCCAGCAAGAAGTCGCGGACGCGCCTGGTCAACACGCGCTCCTCTGGCCTGGACATACCGTGCCAGATCTGCTATCTCAACTACCCCAACTCG TACTTCACAGGCCTGGAGTGCGGTCACAAGTTCTGCATGCAGTGTTGGGGCGACTACTTGACGACCAAAATCATCGAAGAGGGCATGGGACAG ACGATTTCCTGTCCGGCACATAGCTGTGATATCCTCGTGGATGACAGCACAGTCAT GAGGTTGATCACGGACTCCAAAGTCAAGTTGAAGTACCAGCATTTAATTACCAATAGTTTTGTTGAG TGTAATCGACTATTAAAGTGGTGCCCTGCGCCAGACTGCCACCATGTGGTCAAAGTCCAGTACCCCGATGCCAAACCGGTCAGGTGCAAGTGTGGTCGGCAATTCtg CTTCAACTGTGGGGAGAACTGGCATGACCCTGTCAAGTGCAAG TGGCTGAGGAAATGGATCAAAAAGTGTGACGACGACAGCGAGACGTCAAACTGGATCGCAGCAAATACCAAG GAATGTCCCAAGTGTCACGTCACCATAGAGAAGGACGGCGGCTGCAACCACATGGTGTGTCGGAACCAGAACTGCAAAGCGGAGTTCTGCTGGGTCTGCCTTGGGCCCTGGGAACCTCACGGCTCAGCCTG GTACAACTGCAACCGCTACAACGAAGATGACGCCAAGGCAGCGAGGGACGCCCAGGAGGTGAGC AGATCTCGAGCGGCGCTGCAGCGCTACCTGTTCTACTGCAACCGCTACATGAACCACATGCAGAGCCTGCGCTTCGAGCACAAGCTGTACGCCCAGGTCAAgcagaagatggaggagatgcaGCAGCACAACATGTCCTGGATCGAGGTGCAGTTCCTGAAGAAGGCGGTGGACGTGCTGTGCCAGTGCCGCTCCACCCTCATGTTCACCTACGTCTTCGCCTTCTACCTCAAGAAGAACAACCAGTCCATCATCTTCGAG AATAACCAGGCAGATCTCGAGAATGCAACAGAGACGCTGTCTGGATACCTGGAGCGAGACATTTCCCAGGATTCCCTGCAAGACATCAAGCAGAAGGTCCAGGACAAGTACAG ATACTGCGAGAGCAGGCGGCGAGTGCTGCTGCAGCACGTGCATGAAGGCTATGAGAAAGACCTGTGGGAGTACATCGAGGATTGA